In Tubulanus polymorphus chromosome 2, tnTubPoly1.2, whole genome shotgun sequence, a single window of DNA contains:
- the LOC141898886 gene encoding rhodopsin-like: MVSPTELPGSYYLWFYLPFLSLLFIFGFAGNFLIVIIMRQRQLWRQSFSRIFVQLAICDSVALCTNLCMFLNVLSILLYNTLLIKPSTRIQCVFFEYNAMCAFTISPWTLVLIATERMCVVCFPFRGPRFWTPTTATGLCLSVACLVASIYSYLFVTVDFADDVGCTSDEQRPMMRTMLISVVPFCFLVTLSSATSVTLFRNRGEETHASKYSKQVTVMVLSLCAFFMITTFPASIVGPFSWNDSRLKYIFSAFTDILMLNYSANLYIYLMSGKKIRNLLRKLLCN; this comes from the coding sequence ATGGTTAGCCCGACGGAATTGCCCGGATCGTACTATTTGTGGTTTTACCTTCCGTTCTTGAGTCTCCTTTTCATTTTCGGATTCGCCGGCAATTTTCTGATCGTGATCATCATGAGACAACGTCAACTATGGCGACAATCGTTTAGCCGTATATTCGTGCAACTAGCGATATGCGATTCCGTCGCTCTCTGCACAAACCTCTGCATGTTCTTGAACGTGTTGTCCATTCTGTTGTACAATACGCTGCTGATCAAACCGTCGACTCGAATACAGTGCGTATTTTTCGAGTATAACGCGATGTGCGCTTTTACGATCAGCCCGTGGACGTTGGTTCTGATAGCCACCGAGCGAATGTGCGTCGTTTGCTTTCCGTTTCGCGGTCCTCGTTTCTGGACGCCGACGACCGCAACTGGACTGTGTTTATCCGTCGCGTGTCTAGTGGCATCGATTTACAGTTACCTGTTCGTGACGGTCGACTTCGCCGACGACGTCGGTTGTACGAGCGACGAACAGCGCCCGATGATGCGAACGATGCTCATTTCCGTCGTTCCGTTTTGTTTTCTGGTCACCCTTTCGTCGGCGACATCCGTGACTTTATTCCGAAATAGAGGCGAAGAAACTCACGCTTCGAAATACTCGAAACAAGTAACCGTGATGGTCTTGTCGCTGTGCGCGTTCTTCATGATCACGACATTTCCCGCTTCCATCGTCGGCCCTTTTTCCTGGAATGATTCCCGATTGAAATACATCTTCAGCGCCTTTACCGACATCTTAATGCTGAATTACTCCGCGAATCTGTACATATATCTGATGTCGGGGAAAAAAATCAGAAACTTACTCCGGAAGTTACTTTGCAATTAA